In Endozoicomonas sp. GU-1, one DNA window encodes the following:
- a CDS encoding F-box/WD repeat-containing protein has translation MAFPIPENNNGRYGSSPEYTGVTPEASRCVWNSSGISIVPDEDQSALLKLPQIPMCTLLRCLPSRDIVAIAKTCKFFHQVITREHVLARRWFATLAEHQQNQFKEIARGISDHDLLNWLEQFTTNTTVADELLSQFLPEQITDDGLKTSEPQKKKYFPHALFYKVGQLMAGCQQFEPVLEKRIVEKPKVNDVSFSIHGNHLVIFKSSNTATILGCTGNGQWHEQAGFSYHYWRNPEEPASTPLMTSFIARGRHVLTWDDGHTAKIFAYNPDHSCTEQLTLVHENRIISADLSYDGHQAVITCGDGSIKIHSWNDTGHWTLTADMADGMCWKACFNSDGSQVLARPLSPWTPGPSAKILSQNEEGGWTSETIGDPSAKLVRFNPNGNPLLMFGSREMAKILRLNKKDGNTMESIRLNNNDYSIMHATASPDGRHVFTVNQKPGTRIKTLTIFSHDGIDNWTGKTDHIPIFEDNHPDLSPQFSPDSCHVMATEDLRSLDILSYDEHGDWIKKSILLQHKMKKAFFSPDSSHVAATMPDYGACCCIYGYDGAASWIKKATISPKHVHDSELPKIEASFSADSRHIVSFCCYEKNLDTEYEAEIYGRDEHGNWRPRATVTHNGPINSARFNANASLLVTASADGTAIILGRNPEGNWEKKTVLQHADPVQNADFSADSRQVVTISGNYTVEIWRLVAAGMSLDDTMHVEFSP, from the coding sequence ATGGCCTTTCCCATTCCCGAGAACAACAACGGCCGTTATGGCAGCAGTCCGGAATATACCGGAGTAACACCTGAGGCGTCCCGCTGTGTGTGGAACAGCAGCGGTATCTCGATTGTTCCCGACGAAGACCAGAGTGCATTGCTGAAATTGCCACAGATTCCCATGTGCACGCTGCTGCGCTGCTTGCCTTCCCGGGATATAGTTGCCATCGCAAAAACGTGTAAGTTTTTTCATCAGGTAATCACCAGGGAACATGTGCTGGCCAGAAGGTGGTTTGCAACATTGGCAGAACACCAGCAAAACCAGTTCAAAGAGATCGCCCGGGGCATCAGTGATCATGACCTGCTGAACTGGCTGGAACAATTTACCACGAATACAACAGTCGCCGATGAACTCCTCAGCCAATTCCTTCCGGAGCAAATAACAGACGATGGTCTTAAAACCAGTGAACCACAAAAAAAGAAATACTTCCCCCATGCCCTGTTTTACAAGGTGGGTCAACTCATGGCTGGCTGTCAACAATTCGAACCGGTTCTGGAAAAGCGCATTGTTGAAAAGCCAAAAGTCAATGACGTCAGCTTTAGCATCCATGGCAACCATTTAGTGATCTTCAAAAGCAGCAATACCGCGACAATCCTTGGCTGCACAGGTAACGGCCAATGGCATGAACAGGCTGGTTTCAGCTATCACTACTGGCGCAACCCCGAAGAACCGGCTTCAACCCCCCTTATGACCAGCTTCATCGCCCGTGGCCGTCATGTATTGACCTGGGATGACGGCCATACTGCAAAAATCTTTGCATACAACCCCGATCACAGCTGCACAGAGCAACTCACTCTGGTCCATGAAAACAGGATCATATCAGCTGACCTGAGTTACGATGGTCATCAGGCAGTCATTACCTGTGGTGATGGCAGTATCAAAATCCACAGCTGGAACGACACTGGTCACTGGACGTTAACAGCGGACATGGCCGATGGCATGTGCTGGAAGGCCTGTTTCAACTCCGATGGCAGCCAGGTACTGGCCCGTCCATTGTCCCCCTGGACCCCCGGCCCGAGCGCCAAAATCCTCAGTCAGAATGAGGAGGGTGGCTGGACATCAGAAACCATTGGCGACCCCAGTGCCAAACTCGTCAGGTTTAACCCCAATGGCAACCCGTTACTGATGTTTGGGTCCAGGGAGATGGCAAAAATCCTTCGCCTGAACAAAAAAGATGGCAACACGATGGAGAGCATCAGACTCAATAACAATGACTACAGTATCATGCATGCTACAGCCAGCCCCGATGGTCGCCATGTCTTTACCGTCAACCAAAAACCCGGAACCAGGATCAAAACCCTAACCATCTTCAGTCATGACGGCATCGACAACTGGACTGGGAAAACTGACCATATTCCCATTTTTGAAGACAATCATCCTGACCTATCCCCCCAATTCAGCCCCGATAGCTGCCATGTGATGGCTACCGAAGATCTTCGTAGCCTGGACATCCTCAGCTATGACGAACACGGCGACTGGATAAAGAAATCTATTCTCTTGCAGCACAAAATGAAAAAAGCTTTTTTCAGTCCCGACAGCAGCCATGTGGCAGCCACCATGCCGGATTATGGTGCCTGCTGCTGCATATACGGTTATGACGGAGCCGCGAGCTGGATAAAAAAAGCCACCATTAGCCCTAAACATGTCCATGACTCGGAATTGCCAAAAATTGAGGCCAGTTTCAGTGCTGATAGCCGTCATATTGTCTCTTTCTGTTGCTACGAAAAGAACCTGGATACCGAATATGAGGCAGAAATCTACGGTCGCGATGAGCATGGCAATTGGCGACCAAGAGCCACTGTCACCCATAACGGCCCGATCAACTCCGCACGCTTCAACGCCAATGCCAGCCTTTTAGTGACAGCAAGCGCGGATGGCACTGCAATCATCCTGGGCCGGAATCCCGAAGGCAACTGGGAGAAGAAGACCGTTCTGCAGCATGCCGACCCGGTTCAAAATGCCGACTTCAGTGCTGATAGCAGGCAGGTGGTGACCATAAGTGGCAATTACACCGTGGAAATCTGGCGTCTTGTCGCTGCTGGCATGTCTCTGGACGACACTATGCACGTTGAATTCAGTCCATAG
- a CDS encoding WD40 repeat domain-containing protein: protein MEPPITVNTRGNYGDNPDCAGVTPEISRYVWNSNGMSVVPCQDQCSLLYLPEPPLLRLLGYLSFREILATAKTCTYLNQVITDEHLLARSWFAKLATHQQNQFKEIARDISDRDLQHWLRQFTTDTAVVGKLCSQYLAAQTTDDGRKTGETQKRKYFPQVLFYTVSKLMADCRQFEPVLATKILGVDGNTLSLNTRGDQLVILKNYRTGLIFGYTANSSWHKQARFNFDYESNTSRPLYNFESNSRHVLACRKHTAKIFAYNADKSCTEQLDIFHGGTICSADLSYDGHHAVITCDDGSARIHSWNDTGRWTLAADITDFRRNLQARFSPDGSRVLTHSNSCTKIHRRNEEGGWTLEATSDFSAESVTFSPDGSHVLMYSDIEGINAKIAKILSLNKDGGWLESAPLTDNGGSVIRVIASPDGRHVITFNRKDGETDSITMKILSRDSNSDWIEKTGNIPIIIYNGARYWPKFSADSRHVMVSKNTFNLEIRSCDKRGNWIPTSIPCLEESKRGFFSPDSRHAAIISTDYLTTRIYSYDETRGWTESGTMPHDFQGPDNNASFSPDSRHIATFCWSRVSLWNNNIPGKFKVKIYSYDGHGKWLPKALIRHAGPIYSARFNADSTHLVTASHDGTAVVSGRCANGSWVNKVILRHDYPINSAFFSVDSRQVAIVTGSNNVNIWCLFAAGMVLDNPAETPSRLLQ, encoded by the coding sequence ATGGAACCTCCCATTACTGTAAACACCAGGGGCAATTATGGCGATAACCCGGACTGCGCCGGAGTAACACCTGAGATATCCCGTTATGTGTGGAACAGCAACGGTATGTCGGTTGTACCCTGCCAGGACCAATGTTCATTATTGTATTTGCCTGAGCCTCCCTTGCTCAGGTTGTTGGGCTATTTATCTTTCCGGGAGATACTCGCCACCGCAAAAACGTGTACGTATTTAAACCAGGTAATCACCGATGAACATCTGCTGGCCAGATCGTGGTTTGCAAAATTGGCAACACACCAGCAGAACCAGTTTAAAGAGATTGCCCGTGACATCAGTGATCGTGACCTGCAGCACTGGCTGAGGCAATTTACCACCGATACAGCGGTAGTCGGTAAACTTTGCAGCCAATACCTTGCAGCGCAAACAACAGACGACGGTCGTAAAACCGGTGAAACACAAAAAAGGAAATACTTCCCCCAGGTCCTGTTTTACACGGTGAGCAAACTGATGGCTGACTGTCGACAATTCGAACCGGTTCTGGCAACGAAAATTCTTGGTGTTGATGGTAATACCCTCAGCTTGAACACTCGTGGCGACCAGTTAGTGATCTTGAAAAACTACCGTACCGGGCTAATTTTTGGCTACACAGCGAACAGCTCATGGCATAAACAAGCCAGATTTAACTTTGATTACGAGAGCAACACAAGTCGTCCTCTCTACAACTTTGAGAGCAACAGCCGTCATGTGCTGGCCTGTAGAAAACATACCGCAAAAATCTTCGCATATAACGCCGACAAGAGCTGTACTGAGCAACTTGACATTTTCCATGGAGGCACGATCTGCTCAGCTGATTTAAGTTACGATGGTCATCATGCCGTCATTACCTGTGATGATGGCAGCGCCAGAATTCACAGCTGGAACGACACTGGTCGCTGGACGCTGGCAGCGGATATTACCGATTTCAGGCGAAATTTGCAGGCTCGCTTCAGCCCGGATGGCAGCCGGGTACTGACCCACTCGAACTCGTGCACAAAAATCCACAGACGGAACGAGGAGGGTGGCTGGACATTAGAGGCCACCAGTGACTTCTCTGCCGAATCAGTCACCTTCAGTCCCGATGGCAGCCATGTGCTGATGTACAGTGATATTGAAGGGATCAACGCAAAGATCGCAAAAATCCTCAGCCTGAACAAAGATGGCGGCTGGCTGGAGAGTGCACCCCTCACTGACAACGGAGGCTCGGTCATACGGGTTATCGCCAGCCCCGATGGTCGCCATGTCATTACCTTCAACCGGAAAGACGGTGAAACTGACAGCATAACCATGAAAATCCTCAGTCGCGACAGCAACAGCGACTGGATAGAGAAAACCGGCAATATCCCGATTATTATCTACAATGGTGCCCGGTATTGGCCCAAATTCAGCGCCGATAGCCGTCATGTGATGGTTAGCAAAAATACATTTAACCTTGAAATCCGCAGCTGCGACAAACGCGGCAACTGGATACCGACCTCTATTCCCTGTCTGGAAGAGAGCAAAAGAGGCTTCTTCAGTCCCGATAGCAGACATGCGGCGATCATTAGCACTGATTATCTCACTACCAGAATATACAGTTATGATGAAACCAGAGGCTGGACAGAAAGCGGCACCATGCCCCATGACTTTCAAGGGCCAGACAATAACGCCAGCTTCAGCCCTGATAGCAGACATATTGCCACTTTCTGTTGGAGCCGGGTTAGCCTTTGGAACAACAACATTCCTGGCAAATTCAAGGTAAAAATCTACAGTTACGATGGGCACGGCAAGTGGCTGCCAAAAGCTCTTATCAGACATGCCGGCCCGATCTATTCCGCACGTTTCAACGCCGACAGCACCCATCTGGTAACCGCAAGCCATGATGGTACTGCTGTAGTCTCTGGCCGTTGTGCCAACGGCAGCTGGGTGAATAAGGTCATTCTGAGACATGACTACCCGATCAATTCTGCCTTCTTCAGTGTCGATAGCAGACAGGTGGCGATCGTAACTGGCTCGAACAACGTGAACATCTGGTGCCTTTTCGCTGCTGGCATGGTTCTGGACAATCCAGCCGAAACTCCATCCCGCCTTCTTCAGTGA
- a CDS encoding WD40 repeat domain-containing protein, producing MFITELATASHTQAAGLLSFREILATAKTCTYLNQVITNANLLARRWFATLAAHQQNQFKEIARDISDPDLQYWLGQFTMDTTVADKLYSQCPGKQTTDDDLKTCEAQKRKYFPQVLFYTVGQLMANCRQFKPVLTKSILNNPDVNTVSFSTHGDHLVIFRNNHTWTIFGFTAYCQWNEQAGFSYHSWVNPPSPTVETSFMTSGHHVLAWDGYHVAKIFACNADNSCTEQLSIVHKDRIISADLSDDGHQVVITCYDGSAKIHSWNVAGHWTLAADIADGGRGLKACFSPDGSRVLTHSDSCTKIHRRNGEGGWTLEATSNFDAKSVTFSPDGNQVLMFGVRGMAKILSLNKDGCRLDSSTLGNNKNWIIRATISPDGCHVITVNHQNAKTDSITLKIFSRDSNGNWTEKTGNIPIINPLDPDLPPKFSPDGCHVMAAKDLSNLEILSCDKHGNWMQNSIPLRGKIKRAFFSPDSSHAVVIVPGHRSASIYGFNAARGWIEKNIIRHDHNRPQIDASFSADGRHIVTFCCGCCCRAHGSAKYHAKIYGRTGNGNWRERAIITHTGPIRSARFNADGSHIVTASADGTAVILGRYADGSWVNKAILKHSFAVRSAIFSVDSRQVVTVSGKHIVNIWRLVNAGRSLNETMQAEFSP from the coding sequence ATGTTCATTACTGAACTTGCCACAGCTTCCCATACTCAAGCTGCTGGGCTACTATCTTTCCGGGAGATACTCGCCACCGCAAAAACGTGTACGTATTTAAACCAGGTAATCACCAATGCAAATCTGCTGGCCAGAAGGTGGTTTGCAACATTGGCAGCACACCAGCAAAACCAGTTCAAAGAGATTGCCCGGGACATCAGTGATCCTGACCTGCAGTACTGGCTGGGACAATTTACCATGGATACAACGGTAGCCGATAAGCTTTATAGCCAATGCCCTGGAAAGCAAACAACAGACGACGATCTTAAAACCTGTGAAGCACAAAAAAGGAAATACTTCCCCCAGGTCCTGTTTTACACGGTGGGTCAACTGATGGCTAACTGTCGACAATTCAAACCGGTTCTGACAAAGAGCATTCTTAATAACCCTGATGTAAATACCGTCAGCTTTAGCACCCATGGCGACCATTTAGTGATCTTCAGAAACAATCATACCTGGACAATATTTGGCTTCACAGCGTACTGCCAATGGAATGAACAAGCGGGTTTCAGCTATCATTCCTGGGTCAACCCTCCTTCCCCCACCGTCGAGACCAGCTTCATGACCAGCGGCCATCATGTCTTGGCCTGGGATGGATACCATGTCGCAAAAATCTTCGCCTGTAACGCCGATAACAGCTGCACAGAACAACTCTCCATTGTCCATAAAGACAGGATCATATCAGCTGACTTAAGTGACGATGGTCATCAGGTAGTTATTACCTGTTATGATGGCAGTGCCAAAATCCACAGCTGGAACGTCGCCGGTCACTGGACGTTAGCTGCGGACATTGCCGACGGCGGGCGGGGCTTGAAGGCTTGCTTCAGTCCCGATGGCAGTCGGGTACTGACCCACTCAGACTCATGCACAAAAATTCACAGGCGGAACGGGGAAGGTGGCTGGACATTGGAGGCCACTAGTAACTTCGATGCCAAATCTGTCACCTTCAGCCCAGATGGTAACCAGGTTCTGATGTTCGGTGTCAGGGGGATGGCAAAAATCCTCAGCCTGAACAAAGATGGCTGCCGGCTCGATAGCTCTACCCTCGGTAACAACAAAAACTGGATCATACGGGCTACAATCAGCCCCGATGGTTGCCATGTCATTACCGTCAACCACCAAAACGCTAAAACTGACAGCATAACCCTAAAAATCTTCAGTCGTGACAGCAACGGCAACTGGACAGAGAAAACCGGCAATATCCCCATTATTAACCCCCTTGACCCTGACCTGCCCCCCAAGTTCAGCCCCGATGGCTGCCATGTGATGGCTGCCAAAGATCTTTCTAACCTTGAAATCCTCAGCTGTGACAAACACGGCAACTGGATGCAGAACTCTATTCCCTTGAGGGGAAAAATTAAAAGAGCCTTCTTCAGTCCCGACAGCAGCCATGCGGTGGTAATCGTCCCAGGTCATCGCTCCGCCAGCATATACGGCTTTAACGCAGCCAGAGGCTGGATTGAAAAAAACATCATTCGCCATGACCACAACAGGCCACAAATTGACGCCAGCTTCAGTGCTGATGGGCGTCATATTGTCACTTTCTGTTGTGGCTGTTGTTGCCGAGCCCATGGCAGTGCCAAATATCACGCAAAAATCTATGGTCGTACTGGGAACGGTAATTGGCGAGAAAGAGCCATTATCACCCATACTGGCCCGATCCGTTCAGCACGCTTCAACGCCGATGGCAGCCATATAGTAACCGCAAGCGCGGATGGTACTGCAGTAATCCTGGGCCGCTATGCCGACGGCAGCTGGGTGAATAAGGCCATTCTGAAGCATAGCTTTGCGGTCCGATCTGCCATCTTCAGTGTTGATAGCAGGCAGGTGGTCACCGTAAGTGGCAAACACATTGTGAATATCTGGCGTCTTGTCAATGCGGGCAGGTCTTTGAACGAAACTATGCAAGCCGAATTCAGTCCATAG